GAAGCAAAGACATATTTAGCTGCCGCCACGGCGCTGCAAAGGTTGGGCGATGCCGATGAAATTGCGAAGGCAGTGTTGTTCCTCGCCTCGGACGATGCAAGCTTTATAAACGGTGCAGAATTATTGGCCGATGGTGGCTATATTAACTATGCGCTAAAATAAATTAGACCTCTGCATCAGATTGCTAAATCGTTTTTAATTGGTTGCTAAAATTACGCTCGTTTTTTTAGCAAAAATGGCCGGAATTTCTTCCGGCCATTTTTGTGTATTAGCTTTTGCTAATTTATCAAGCTTGTGGCCCGTGCCCATTTTCGGGTTTGTAATTTTTTTCCATTTCGGCAAGCTTCTCTTTACCGTAAGCAAATTTGGTTATCAGGTAGTACAACACCGGCACTATAAATATAGCCAGCGACGTGGCGGTTAACATACCTCCAAATACTGTCCAGCCGATAGTCTTCCTGGCTTCGGCGCCCGCACCGGATGCTATCATCAGTGGCACAACGCCCAATATAAAGGCCATTGAAGTCATGATGATCGGCCTCAGCCTTAGCCTTACCGCCTCGAGGGTAGCTTTTTCAAGGTTCATCCCTCTATCTACCCGTTCTTTGGCAAATTCAACAATCAGGATGGCGTTTTTGGCCGCCAGCCCAATCAAGGTTATCAAACCAATCTGGGCGTAAACGTTATTAGTAAGATCGGGCCAGAAACTAAGGAAAAGGATAGCCCCAAACGCGCCTAATGGCACCGATAATAATACCGAGAATGGCACCGACCAGCTTTCATACAAGGCGGCAAGAAACAGGAATACAAACCCGATTGAGAGGGCAAATATGTAAATCGTTTTTGATCCCGATAGTAATTCCTCCCGGCTCAAGCCCGAAAATTCGTACCCAAAACCTTGTGGCAATGATTTGGCCGCCACTTCTTTTAAAGCGGTAATAGCGTCGCCGCTGCTGTAGCCAGGTTTGGTGCTGCCATTGATCTCGGCCGAACGGAACAGGTTATAATGCGCTATTAACGGTGAATTTTCAATAACCTTATAGGATGTAAGGGTACTTAACGGCACCATGGTGCCAAACTGGTTACGCACAAAGTACTGCCCAATGTTGCTTACGTTGGTCCTAAAGGCAGTATCGGCTTGCGCAAGCACCCTGAAATTTCGCCCGTAAATGGTAAAATCGTTAATATAGGTACTACCCAAGTAAGTTTGCAGGGCGCTGTTAACATCAGATATGGATACGCCTAATTTTTTTGCCTTTTCCCTGTCAATGGTTAGTTGGTAAGCGGGTGTACTTGCCGTAAAAAAGGAGAAAGCCCGTGCAATTTCCTGCCGTTTGTTTAATTCGGTAATAAATGTGCGCAACGTTTTTTCAAATACCTTAATATCCCCGCCGGCCTGTTTTTCTTCCAGGATAAACGAGAAACCACCGGTGCTACCTAAACCAGGTATAGCAGGCGGCTGAATAACCACCACGTTGGCCTCCTTAAACCGGGCCAACTTTTGGTTTAGTTTGGCAACCAGCGCCGTTATCTGGTGTTCTTTTTCTTTACGTTCGTCCCAGGGTTTAAGCTGCACAAACATGGTGGCGCTATTGGCCTTACTGGCAAAGCTGATAACATTTAAGCCTCCCAATGCTGCATAGTGTGCAATTTCGGGGATGCTATCCAGTGTTTTCATCATCTGGTGCAATACGTCAACTGTACGTACGGTTGATGAAGCTTCGGGCAAATCATAGGTAATATAAATACGGCCGTCATCCTCCAGCGGAATAAAGCCCGATGGTTTGTTATGAAATAGCAATACCGCGCCAACAATAATACATACCAGTATAATAATAACAAATTTGGAGTGCTTTATTCCCTTATCAACCGTATTGCGGTACTTGCCGGTTACACGGGTAAACCATTCATTAAATACAAAGAAGAATTTATTAAGCCCCTTTGATTTATTATCTATTTTATGCGGGCGAAGCAGCAGCGTACACAAAGCCGGAGTTAATGAAAGTGCAACAAAAGCCGATATCAATACCGATATTGCTATAGTGATAGCAAATTGCTGATAAAGCCGCCCTACAATGCCTGGCACAAAACCTACCGGCACAAATACAGCCGCTAATATTAAAGCGATGGCAATTACCGGTGCCGATATATCGGCCATGGCGTGTTTGGTAGCCTCTGTCGGCGTCATGCCTTCCTCATCCATATAATGTTGCACAGCCTCAACCACCACAATGGCATCGTCAACCACAATACCAATAGCAAGCACAAAACCAAACAAGGTTAGGGTATTGATAGTGAAGTGCAGGGGTATAAAAAATATGAAAGTACCTATAATAGATACCGGTATGGCCAAAACAGGAATTAACGTAGAGCGCCAGTTTTGCAGGAATAAAAATACTACCACAATAACCAGCCCCAAAGCAATAAGTAAGGTATCAACCACTTCGCCTACTGATACTTTTACCACGGTAACCGCTTCAAAAGGCACTACATAATCAATATCGGCAGGGAAGCTTTTTTTAAGCTCGTTCATGGTGTCATAAACGTTTTGGGCAGTCTCGAGCGAGTTGCTGTTTGGCGCCTGGTAAACCAGCAGGTATGATGCCCTTTTGCCATCAACAAACGAATTACCCGAGTAGTTAAACTTACCCAGCTCAATACGTGCCACATCCTTTAAGTGCACAATGGCACCGGTAGCGGGCACCGTTTTAATAATTACGTTACCAAACTCTTCGGGTTTGCTTAAACGGCCTTTAACCAGTACCGAATATTCAAAGGTTTGCGACGCTTGTTGCGGCGTGGCGCCAACGGTGCCGGGAGCTACCTGGGCGTTTTGTTCGGCCAGGGCAGCGGTAACGTCGGCGGCGCTCATGCCTAACGAAGCCAGCTTGGCAGGGTTAAGCCAGATACGCATACTAAAATCATCGGCACGGCTCACCACATCGCCTACGCCTTTGGTACGCAGTATAGCATCTTTTATAAAAACGTTGGCATAGTTGTCAGTAAA
The genomic region above belongs to Mucilaginibacter sp. KACC 22773 and contains:
- a CDS encoding efflux RND transporter permease subunit, with product MIADTFIKRPVTAIVISLVIVIVGLLSMSSLPIGQYPDITPPTVSVTGTYTGADALTVEQTVATPVEVQVNGVPGMTYLQSNSSSNGQMSMTVNFDVGTDINIAALDVQNRVGIATPTLPQEVQRLGLVVRKRNPSILMLVAMFSPKGTHDVTFTDNYANVFIKDAILRTKGVGDVVSRADDFSMRIWLNPAKLASLGMSAADVTAALAEQNAQVAPGTVGATPQQASQTFEYSVLVKGRLSKPEEFGNVIIKTVPATGAIVHLKDVARIELGKFNYSGNSFVDGKRASYLLVYQAPNSNSLETAQNVYDTMNELKKSFPADIDYVVPFEAVTVVKVSVGEVVDTLLIALGLVIVVVFLFLQNWRSTLIPVLAIPVSIIGTFIFFIPLHFTINTLTLFGFVLAIGIVVDDAIVVVEAVQHYMDEEGMTPTEATKHAMADISAPVIAIALILAAVFVPVGFVPGIVGRLYQQFAITIAISVLISAFVALSLTPALCTLLLRPHKIDNKSKGLNKFFFVFNEWFTRVTGKYRNTVDKGIKHSKFVIIILVCIIVGAVLLFHNKPSGFIPLEDDGRIYITYDLPEASSTVRTVDVLHQMMKTLDSIPEIAHYAALGGLNVISFASKANSATMFVQLKPWDERKEKEHQITALVAKLNQKLARFKEANVVVIQPPAIPGLGSTGGFSFILEEKQAGGDIKVFEKTLRTFITELNKRQEIARAFSFFTASTPAYQLTIDREKAKKLGVSISDVNSALQTYLGSTYINDFTIYGRNFRVLAQADTAFRTNVSNIGQYFVRNQFGTMVPLSTLTSYKVIENSPLIAHYNLFRSAEINGSTKPGYSSGDAITALKEVAAKSLPQGFGYEFSGLSREELLSGSKTIYIFALSIGFVFLFLAALYESWSVPFSVLLSVPLGAFGAILFLSFWPDLTNNVYAQIGLITLIGLAAKNAILIVEFAKERVDRGMNLEKATLEAVRLRLRPIIMTSMAFILGVVPLMIASGAGAEARKTIGWTVFGGMLTATSLAIFIVPVLYYLITKFAYGKEKLAEMEKNYKPENGHGPQA